The Mercurialis annua linkage group LG2, ddMerAnnu1.2, whole genome shotgun sequence genome contains a region encoding:
- the LOC126668041 gene encoding plasma membrane ATPase 4 isoform X1: MSAKGVISLEEIKNESVDLEKIPIEEVFEQLKCSRAGLSSEEGANRLQVFGPNKLEEKKESKFLKFLGFMWNPLSWVMEAAAIMAIALANGSGRPPDWQDFVGIVALLLINSTISFIEENNAGNAAAALMAGLAPKTKVLRDSRWTEQEAAILVPGDIISIKLGDIIPADARLLDGDPLKVDQSALTGESLPVTKNPSDEVFSGSTCKQGEIEAVVIATGVHTFFGKAAHLVDSTNQVGHFQKVLTSIGNFCICSIAVGIVIELIVMYPIQHRKYRDGIDNLLVLLIGGIPIAMPTVLSVTMAIGSHRLSQQGAITKRMTAIEEMAGMDVLCSDKTGTLTLNKLTVDRTLIEVFVKGVDKEHVILLAARASRTENQDAIDAAIVGMLADPKEARAGAREVHFLPFNPVDKRTALTYIDSDGNWHRASKGAPEQILALCNSKEDVKRKVHAVIDKYAERGLRSLAVARQEVPEKTKESPGAPWQLVGLLPLFDPPRHDSAETIRRALNLGVNVKMITGDQLAIAKETGRRLGMGTNMYPSSSLLGQDKDASIASLPVDELIEKADGFAGVFPEHKYEIVKRLQERKHICGMTGDGVNDAPALKKADIGIAVADATDAARGASDIVLTEPGLSVIISAVLTSRAIFQRMKNYTIYAVSITIRIVFGFLFIALIWKFDFSPFMVLIIAILNDGTIMTISKDRVKPSPLPDSWKLKEIFSTGTVLGGYMALMTVVFFWAMKQTDFFSDKFGVRSLHGSDTEMMAALYLQVSIISQALIFVTRSRSWSFVERPGLLLLGAFIVAQLVATLIAVYANWEFARIKGCGWGWAGVIWLYSVVTYLPLDLLKFAIRYILSGKAWDNLLENKTAFTTKKDYGKEEREAQWATAQRTLHGLQPPESTTLFADKNSYRELSEIAEQAKRRAEVARLRELHTLKGHVESVVKLKGLDIDTIQQHYTV, from the exons ATGTCCGCCAAAGGCGTTATCAGTCTCGAGGAGATCAAAAACGAGTCCGTTGATCTG GAAAAGATTCCTATAGAGGAAGTGTTTGAGCAGCTGAAATGTTCCAGGGCAGGTCTTTCTTCAGAGGAAGGAGCCAACAGGCTTCAAGTTTTTGGGCCAAACAAATTAGAAGAGAAAAAG GAGAGCAAATTTCTCAAGTTTTTGGGCTTTATGTGGAATCCATTATCATGGGTCATGGAAGCTGCTGCAATAATGGCCATTGCTCTGGCCAATGGGTCTGGAAGACCTCCAGATTGGCAGGACTTTGTGGGAATTGTTGCCTTGCTGCTGATCAACTCTACAATTAGTTTCATTGAAGAAAACAATGCTGGAAATGCAGCAGCAGCCCTCATGGCTGGTCTTGCTCCAAAGACTAAG GTTCTAAGAGATAGTAGATGGACTGAGCAAGAGGCTGCAATTTTAGTTCCAGGAGACATTATCAGcattaaattgggagatattaTTCCCGCTGATGCTCGTCTTCTAGACGGTGATCCTTTGAAGGTGGACCAATCTGCTCTTACTGGGGAGTCACTTCCTGTTACTAAGAATCCTTCAGATGAAGTGTTTTCAGGATCAACATGCAAACAGGGTGAAATCGAAGCAGTAGTAATTGCCACTGGTGTGCATACATTCTTTGGTAAAGCTGCCCATCTGGTGGATAGTACCAATCAAGTTGGTCATTTCCAGAAAGTTCTAACTTCCATTGGTAACTTCTGTATCTGCTCGATAGCTGTTGGAATAGTCATTGAACTTATTGTCATGTACCCAATTCAGCATCGCAAATACAGAGACGGAATTGACAACTTATTGGTCCTCTTGATTGGAGGAATTCCCATTGCTATGCCGACTGTTTTATCTGTCACCATGGCTATTGGTTCACATAGGCTCTCTCAGCAGGGTGCAATTACCAAGAGAATGACTGCCATTGAGGAAATGGCAGGAATGGATGTTCTTTGCAGTGACAAGACTGGAACGCTAACCTTGAACAAGCTGACTGTTGATAGGACCCTCATTGAAGTGTTTGTAAAGGGTGTGGATAAAGAGCATGTGATCTTACTTGCTGCTAGAGCTTCAAGAACTGAAAATCAGGATGCTATTGATGCTGCAATTGTAGGGATGCTTGCAGATCCGAAGGAG GCGCGAGCTGGTGCTAGAGAGGTTCATTTCCTTCCATTCAACCCCGTTGACAAGAGGACTGCCTTGACCTATATTGATTCTGATGGAAACTGGCACCGAGCTAGCAAAGGTGCTCCTGAGCAG ATCTTAGCCCTATGCAACAGCAAGGAGGATGTTAAGAGAAAGGTTCATGCCGTGATTGATAAGTATGCTGAACGTGGGCTTCGATCTTTAGCTGTTGCCAGACAG GAAGTACCtgagaaaacaaaagaaagtcCCGGTGCTCCATGGCAGCTTGTTGGTTTGTTGCCTTTGTTTGATCCTCCAAGGCATGACAGTGCCGAAACTATCAGAAGAGCTCTCAACCTTGGCGTGAATGTGAAAATGATTACTG GGGATCAACTTGCCATAGCTAAAGAAACTGGCCGAAGGCTTGGTATGGGAACAAACATGTATCCATCTTCTTCATTGCTCGGCCAAGACAAAGATGCTAGCATTGCTTCCCTCCCTGTAGATGAGTTGATTGAAAAGGCTGATGGATTTGCTGGAGTTTTtccag AACACAAATACGAAATTGTTAAGAGGTTGCAGGAGAGGAAGCACATCTGTGGTATGACAGGAGATGGTGTTAATGATGCTCCTGCTTTGAAGAAGGCAGATATTGGAATTGCTGTTGCTGATGCTACTGACGCTGCCAGAGGTGCTTCTGATATTGTCCTCACTGAACCTGGGCTTAGTGTGATTATAAGTGCAGTGCTGACTAGCAGGGCCATATTTCAAAGAATGAAGAACTACACA ATATATGCAGTCTCAATTACCATCCGTATTGTG TTTGGCTTCTTGTTTATTGCGCTAATATGGAAGTTTGACTTTTCGCCATTCATGGTTCTGATTATTGCCATTTTAAACGACG GAACAATCATGACTATATCAAAGGATCGAGTGAAACCATCTCCACTGCCAGACAGCTGGAAACTTAAAGAGATATTTAGTACTGGTACAGTTCTGGGAGGTTACATGGCACTAATGACTGTTGTATTTTTCTGGGCAATGAAGCAGACCGACTTCTTCTCG GATAAGTTTGGTGTGAGATCGCTGCATGGTAGCGACACTGAAATGATGGCAGCTCTATATCTACAAGTCAGTATTATAAGCCAGGCCCTTATTTTTGTCACGAGGTCTCGCAGCTGGTCGTTTGTTGAGCGTCCTGGACTTCTTCTGCTTGGTGCATTCATAGTTGCTCAGCTG GTAGCGACACTGATAGCAGTTTATGCAAACTGGGAATTTGCTCGAATAAAGGGGTGTGGCTGGGGATGGGCCGGTGTAATCTGGCTATATAGTGTGGTTACTTACTTACCACTCGATCTTCTTAAATTTGCAATTCGTTACATTTTGAGCGGCAAGGCTTGGGATAATCTCTTGGAGAATAAG ACTGCCTTTACCACAAAGAAAGACTAcggaaaagaagagagagaagcACAATGGGCTACTGCACAAAGGACACTTCATGGCCTTCAACCACCTGAATCTACGACCTTGTTTGCCGACAAAAATAGTTACAGGGAGCTTTCCGAGATCGCGGAGCAAGCCAAGCGGAGGGCAGAGGTGGCAAG ATTGAGGGAACTGCATACCCTTAAGGGGCACGTTGAGTCGGTGGTGAAGCTCAAAGGACTTGACATTGACACAATTCAACAACATTACACAGTTTGA
- the LOC126668041 gene encoding plasma membrane ATPase 4 isoform X2: MWNPLSWVMEAAAIMAIALANGSGRPPDWQDFVGIVALLLINSTISFIEENNAGNAAAALMAGLAPKTKVLRDSRWTEQEAAILVPGDIISIKLGDIIPADARLLDGDPLKVDQSALTGESLPVTKNPSDEVFSGSTCKQGEIEAVVIATGVHTFFGKAAHLVDSTNQVGHFQKVLTSIGNFCICSIAVGIVIELIVMYPIQHRKYRDGIDNLLVLLIGGIPIAMPTVLSVTMAIGSHRLSQQGAITKRMTAIEEMAGMDVLCSDKTGTLTLNKLTVDRTLIEVFVKGVDKEHVILLAARASRTENQDAIDAAIVGMLADPKEARAGAREVHFLPFNPVDKRTALTYIDSDGNWHRASKGAPEQILALCNSKEDVKRKVHAVIDKYAERGLRSLAVARQEVPEKTKESPGAPWQLVGLLPLFDPPRHDSAETIRRALNLGVNVKMITGDQLAIAKETGRRLGMGTNMYPSSSLLGQDKDASIASLPVDELIEKADGFAGVFPEHKYEIVKRLQERKHICGMTGDGVNDAPALKKADIGIAVADATDAARGASDIVLTEPGLSVIISAVLTSRAIFQRMKNYTIYAVSITIRIVFGFLFIALIWKFDFSPFMVLIIAILNDGTIMTISKDRVKPSPLPDSWKLKEIFSTGTVLGGYMALMTVVFFWAMKQTDFFSDKFGVRSLHGSDTEMMAALYLQVSIISQALIFVTRSRSWSFVERPGLLLLGAFIVAQLVATLIAVYANWEFARIKGCGWGWAGVIWLYSVVTYLPLDLLKFAIRYILSGKAWDNLLENKTAFTTKKDYGKEEREAQWATAQRTLHGLQPPESTTLFADKNSYRELSEIAEQAKRRAEVARLRELHTLKGHVESVVKLKGLDIDTIQQHYTV; this comes from the exons ATGTGGAATCCATTATCATGGGTCATGGAAGCTGCTGCAATAATGGCCATTGCTCTGGCCAATGGGTCTGGAAGACCTCCAGATTGGCAGGACTTTGTGGGAATTGTTGCCTTGCTGCTGATCAACTCTACAATTAGTTTCATTGAAGAAAACAATGCTGGAAATGCAGCAGCAGCCCTCATGGCTGGTCTTGCTCCAAAGACTAAG GTTCTAAGAGATAGTAGATGGACTGAGCAAGAGGCTGCAATTTTAGTTCCAGGAGACATTATCAGcattaaattgggagatattaTTCCCGCTGATGCTCGTCTTCTAGACGGTGATCCTTTGAAGGTGGACCAATCTGCTCTTACTGGGGAGTCACTTCCTGTTACTAAGAATCCTTCAGATGAAGTGTTTTCAGGATCAACATGCAAACAGGGTGAAATCGAAGCAGTAGTAATTGCCACTGGTGTGCATACATTCTTTGGTAAAGCTGCCCATCTGGTGGATAGTACCAATCAAGTTGGTCATTTCCAGAAAGTTCTAACTTCCATTGGTAACTTCTGTATCTGCTCGATAGCTGTTGGAATAGTCATTGAACTTATTGTCATGTACCCAATTCAGCATCGCAAATACAGAGACGGAATTGACAACTTATTGGTCCTCTTGATTGGAGGAATTCCCATTGCTATGCCGACTGTTTTATCTGTCACCATGGCTATTGGTTCACATAGGCTCTCTCAGCAGGGTGCAATTACCAAGAGAATGACTGCCATTGAGGAAATGGCAGGAATGGATGTTCTTTGCAGTGACAAGACTGGAACGCTAACCTTGAACAAGCTGACTGTTGATAGGACCCTCATTGAAGTGTTTGTAAAGGGTGTGGATAAAGAGCATGTGATCTTACTTGCTGCTAGAGCTTCAAGAACTGAAAATCAGGATGCTATTGATGCTGCAATTGTAGGGATGCTTGCAGATCCGAAGGAG GCGCGAGCTGGTGCTAGAGAGGTTCATTTCCTTCCATTCAACCCCGTTGACAAGAGGACTGCCTTGACCTATATTGATTCTGATGGAAACTGGCACCGAGCTAGCAAAGGTGCTCCTGAGCAG ATCTTAGCCCTATGCAACAGCAAGGAGGATGTTAAGAGAAAGGTTCATGCCGTGATTGATAAGTATGCTGAACGTGGGCTTCGATCTTTAGCTGTTGCCAGACAG GAAGTACCtgagaaaacaaaagaaagtcCCGGTGCTCCATGGCAGCTTGTTGGTTTGTTGCCTTTGTTTGATCCTCCAAGGCATGACAGTGCCGAAACTATCAGAAGAGCTCTCAACCTTGGCGTGAATGTGAAAATGATTACTG GGGATCAACTTGCCATAGCTAAAGAAACTGGCCGAAGGCTTGGTATGGGAACAAACATGTATCCATCTTCTTCATTGCTCGGCCAAGACAAAGATGCTAGCATTGCTTCCCTCCCTGTAGATGAGTTGATTGAAAAGGCTGATGGATTTGCTGGAGTTTTtccag AACACAAATACGAAATTGTTAAGAGGTTGCAGGAGAGGAAGCACATCTGTGGTATGACAGGAGATGGTGTTAATGATGCTCCTGCTTTGAAGAAGGCAGATATTGGAATTGCTGTTGCTGATGCTACTGACGCTGCCAGAGGTGCTTCTGATATTGTCCTCACTGAACCTGGGCTTAGTGTGATTATAAGTGCAGTGCTGACTAGCAGGGCCATATTTCAAAGAATGAAGAACTACACA ATATATGCAGTCTCAATTACCATCCGTATTGTG TTTGGCTTCTTGTTTATTGCGCTAATATGGAAGTTTGACTTTTCGCCATTCATGGTTCTGATTATTGCCATTTTAAACGACG GAACAATCATGACTATATCAAAGGATCGAGTGAAACCATCTCCACTGCCAGACAGCTGGAAACTTAAAGAGATATTTAGTACTGGTACAGTTCTGGGAGGTTACATGGCACTAATGACTGTTGTATTTTTCTGGGCAATGAAGCAGACCGACTTCTTCTCG GATAAGTTTGGTGTGAGATCGCTGCATGGTAGCGACACTGAAATGATGGCAGCTCTATATCTACAAGTCAGTATTATAAGCCAGGCCCTTATTTTTGTCACGAGGTCTCGCAGCTGGTCGTTTGTTGAGCGTCCTGGACTTCTTCTGCTTGGTGCATTCATAGTTGCTCAGCTG GTAGCGACACTGATAGCAGTTTATGCAAACTGGGAATTTGCTCGAATAAAGGGGTGTGGCTGGGGATGGGCCGGTGTAATCTGGCTATATAGTGTGGTTACTTACTTACCACTCGATCTTCTTAAATTTGCAATTCGTTACATTTTGAGCGGCAAGGCTTGGGATAATCTCTTGGAGAATAAG ACTGCCTTTACCACAAAGAAAGACTAcggaaaagaagagagagaagcACAATGGGCTACTGCACAAAGGACACTTCATGGCCTTCAACCACCTGAATCTACGACCTTGTTTGCCGACAAAAATAGTTACAGGGAGCTTTCCGAGATCGCGGAGCAAGCCAAGCGGAGGGCAGAGGTGGCAAG ATTGAGGGAACTGCATACCCTTAAGGGGCACGTTGAGTCGGTGGTGAAGCTCAAAGGACTTGACATTGACACAATTCAACAACATTACACAGTTTGA
- the LOC126666687 gene encoding uncharacterized protein LOC126666687: MESDGEESLKKRHKPNSFTADFTRKNFTQEEDARLESTRARFANVLKRHGALAERLARDSDKMIFERLQREFEAARASQTREAYLDGEEWNDGLLATVRERVHMEADRKAMPGDSNNVSSNLVEENIVYRAGNKMICCLEGARIGIQYETSFAGEPCELYHCVLESKSFLEKMTVLEHTIPFFLPIREAENDLLSSNAMRFIDYIGELLQAYVDRREQVRLIKELYGNQIGELFHSLPYQMIEFVLDDHDCKVTVSLRYADLISVLPTRVKVFAWPISQFKKNEALGSQLSPARLSYAEEALRTMSLPEAYAEIVLNLPQAVQQIFQDLSPT, translated from the exons ATGGAAAGTGACGGTGAGGAGTCGTTGAAGAAGAGGCACAAACCAAATTCATTTACTGCAGATTTTACTCGCAAG AATTTCACTCAAGAGGAAGATGCTCGGTTGGAGAGTACGCGAGCTCGAT TTGCAAATGTTCTCAAGAGGCATGGAGCATTGGCTGAGCGACTTGCTAG GGATTCCGACAAGATGATATTCGAGCGGCTACAGAGAGAATTTGAAGCTGCTCGGGCATCTCAAACTCGAG AAGCTTATTTAGATGGTGAAGAATGGAACGATGGACTACTAGCTACAGTAAGAGAGAGG GTTCACATGGAGGCAGACAGAAAGGCCATGCCAGGGGACTCTAATAATGTGTCATCTAATCTTGTTGAAGAAAATATCGTATATAGAGCTGGAAATAAG ATGATTTGTTGCTTGGAAGGGGCAAGAATCGGCATTCAATATGAGACTTCTTTTGCAG GAGAACCTTGCGAGCTTTACCATTGTGTGCTTGAGAGCAAGTCATTTCTCGAAAAAATGACTGTCCTTGAACATACAATTCCCTTCTTTTTGCCAATACGAGAAGCAGAAAATGATCTTCTTTCTTCTAATGCTATG AGATTTATAGATTACATTGGAGAACTTTTGCAAGCATATGTTGATAGAAGGGAACAG GTTCGGCTAATCAAGGAGCTGTATGGAAATCAAATTGGAGAGCTTTTTCATAGCCTACCTTACCAGATGATAGAATTCGTATTAGATGATCATGATTG CAAAGTGACAGTTAGTCTTAGATATGCGGACCTCATCTCTGTACTTCCTACTCGAGTCAAAGTCTTTGCATGGCCGATAAGTCAGTTCAAGAAAAATGAAGCACTGGGGAGTCAGCTGAGCCCAGCTCGCCTCTCTTATGCTGAGGAGGCCTTACGAACAATGAGTTTACCAGAAG cTTATGCAGAGATTGTATTGAATCTGCCTCAAGCTGTTCAACAAATATTTCAGGATTTGAGCCCCACTTGA
- the LOC126669036 gene encoding uncharacterized protein LOC126669036: MQPQQSSRADLVELKTHIVKKVGVERFKKYFHYLNRFLNQKLSKSDFDKLCFRLLGRENLPLHNQLIRSILKNACQAKAPPSTYETGPTKSVVQRAKSSPGREDGHEQTGSLLPNHNQNVSIWSNGVLPMSPRKVRSGMRDRKHRDRPSPLGPAGKVDCLSHQSIGAEDSGSKAVMENGVLPQYDYQRPVQHHQSVAERPENDVSRSIQRPSENPITFGRDHAAFVEDGEEVEQANHLNFSRSSLLAPLGIPFYSASGGGGRKAIPASSNGHFVSYYDSGELSSTEMLRKRMEQIAAAQGVTGVSAECANMLNNMLDVYLKRLIKSCVELVGARSSHDPRKNQIHKQLVQGKAINGTRPINHLQVNSGLMEVTHEQRPRCSISLLDFKVAAELNPQQLGENWPLLLEKICMRAFED, encoded by the coding sequence ATGCAACCTCAGCAGAGCTCCAGAGCTGATTTGGTTGAATTGAAAACTCATATTGTGAAAAAGGTTGGGGTTGAGAGGTTCAAGAAGTATTTCCATTACTTGAATAGGTTTTTGAATCAGAAACTGAGCAAGAGTGACTTTGATAAGTTGTGTTTTCGTTTGCTTGGGAGGGAGAATCTCCCGCTGCACAATCAGCTTATCCGTTCCATCCTGAAGAATGCTTGTCAAGCTAAGGCTCCACCATCGACTTATGAGACGGGTCCCACGAAATCGGTTGTCCAAAGAGCAAAAAGTTCTCCTGGTAGAGAAGATGGGCACGAGCAGACTGGATCCCTTCTTCCGAATCACAATCAAAATGTGTCTATTTGGTCAAATGGGGTCTTGCCAATGTCCCCAAGGAAGGTTAGGTCAGGGATGCGTGATCGTAAGCACAGAGATAGACCTAGTCCGCTTGGGCCAGCAGGAAAAGTTGATTGCTTGTCTCATCAGTCAATTGGTGCTGAAGATAGCGGCAGTAAAGCTGTTATGGAAAATGGGGTATTGCCTCAATATGATTATCAGAGACCAGTGCAACATCACCAATCAGTTGCTGAGCGACCTGAGAATGATGTGTCACGTTCAATTCAACGGCCGTCTGAAAACCCAATTACATTCGGTAGAGATCATGCAGCTTTTGTAGAAGATGGAGAGGAGGTGGAGCAAGCAAACCACTTGAATTTTTCTAGAAGCTCACTGCTTGCACCTCTTGGAATTCCGTTTTATTCAGCTAGTGGGGGCGGGGGGCGCAAAGCTATCCCAGCATCAAGCAACGGTCATTTTGTTAGCTATTATGACAGTGGTGAATTGTCCAGCACAGAGATGCTGAGGAAACGCATGGAGCAGATTGCAGCTGCACAAGGCGTTACAGGGGTCTCAGCAGAATGTGCAAATATGTTGAACAATATGCTGGATGTATACTTGAAGAGGTTGATAAAGTCTTGTGTTGAGTTGGTAGGAGCAAGGTCTTCACATGATCCAAGAAAGAACCAAATTCACAAGCAACTAGTTCAAGGCAAGGCTATCAATGGTACGCGGCCAATCAATCACTTACAAGTTAATAGTGGCCTGATGGAAGTTACTCACGAACAGAGGCCACGCTGCTCGATATCTTTGCTTGATTTTAAAGTAGCGGCAGAGCTAAATCCTCAGCAGCTTGGTGAAAATTGGCCACTACTGTTGGAGAAGATCTGTATGCGTGCTTTTGAAGATTGA